A segment of the Triticum urartu cultivar G1812 chromosome 1, Tu2.1, whole genome shotgun sequence genome:
AAGCTCTGGCCCCCACGGCGGCCCGGCGAACGGCTATAAATACGAGCCCGCGCCGCTTGCCATTCCTCAGGCGAAGGAGCAACGGGCACACCACACCACTCCTCGACTCCACTCCACTCCCCGCCAGCACTTCACGTacccagccagccagccagcaaTGGCGATGCAGcagggcggcggcgagggggagACGCTGATGCAGCGGTGCAAGCCGTACGTGGCGATGATCTCGCTGCAGTTCGGGTACGCCGGGATGAACGTGATCACCAAGGTGTCGCTGAACCACGGCATGAGCCACTACGTGCTGGTGGTGTACCGCCACGCCTTCGCCACCCTCTCCATCGCGCCCTTCGCGCTCTTCCTGGAGCGCGGCAAGGCCCGCCCGCGGATGACCCCCCTCGTCCTCCTCAACATCTTCCTCCTCGCCCTCATGGGCCCCGTCACCGACCAGAACTTCTACTACGCCGGCCTCAAGTACACCTCGCCCACCTTCTCCTGCGCCATGAGCAACATGCTCCCCGCCATGACCTTCGTCATGGCCGTCATCTTCCGGATGGAGAAGGTGGACCTCAAGAAGCCCAGGTGCATGGCCAAGGTGGCCGGCACGCTCGTCACCGTGGCCGGCGCCATGCTCATGACGCTCTACAAGGGCCGCGCCGTGGAGATGATCTGGTCCAGGCACGCCCACCTCCCCGGCCCGCaccaggacgccgccgccgccgcgaagGACTGGTTCAAGGGCTCCATATTCCTCATCATCGCCACCCTCGCATGGGCCTCCCTCTTCATCCTCCAGGTCTATATATACCTAGCTCGCTTCCCGGCCTCCCGTCCATGTGACCATGCATGCATGAACTGAAAATCCTAACAGCTAGTGCTTGGTGCATGCAGGGCCCGACGCTGACGAGGTACAACGCGCCGCTGACCCTGACGACGCTCATCTGCTTCGTGGGCACCCTGCAGGCCATCGTGGTCACCTTGGCCATGGAGCACACCACCGACGTCTGGAAGATCGGCTTTGACATGAACCTCCTCGCCGCAGCATACGCTGTAAGCCTCACAGACCATGCAAGCACCCCCATCAGATCGAGACAATAATTAAACATGGCATGGTACTCACCATGAATCTCTGAATATGTATGTGTGCAGGGTATCGTGACGTCGAGCATTGCCTACTACGTGCAAGGGCTGGTGATCCAGAGCAGGGGCCCCGTCTTCGCCTCGGCCTTCAGCCCGCTCATGATGATCGTGGTGGCCATCATGGGCTCCTTCATCCTCGCCGAGAACATCTACCTCGGAGGGTACGTGCATCTCAATCCTCATCTCCATGCAT
Coding sequences within it:
- the LOC125517888 gene encoding WAT1-related protein At5g07050-like: MQRAKPPTGAGPATYVSSGPHGGPANGYKYEPAPLAIPQAKEQRAHHTTPRLHSTPRQHFTYPASQPAMAMQQGGGEGETLMQRCKPYVAMISLQFGYAGMNVITKVSLNHGMSHYVLVVYRHAFATLSIAPFALFLERGKARPRMTPLVLLNIFLLALMGPVTDQNFYYAGLKYTSPTFSCAMSNMLPAMTFVMAVIFRMEKVDLKKPRCMAKVAGTLVTVAGAMLMTLYKGRAVEMIWSRHAHLPGPHQDAAAAAKDWFKGSIFLIIATLAWASLFILQGPTLTRYNAPLTLTTLICFVGTLQAIVVTLAMEHTTDVWKIGFDMNLLAAAYAGIVTSSIAYYVQGLVIQSRGPVFASAFSPLMMIVVAIMGSFILAENIYLGGIIGSVLIVAGLYSVLWGKHKEDVEKKEIEATEIPVAIKGVEGNGRIMDMVELDEVELEKAQANGKAVTISVPAAAGEAGMQRNDEN